In Larimichthys crocea isolate SSNF chromosome VI, L_crocea_2.0, whole genome shotgun sequence, one genomic interval encodes:
- the LOC109141205 gene encoding desmin gives MRAASYTQKSLQVSGSSGRVRVQSPSPSRCRGSSYDSRGRSGYRGTAIELGTEIHQHHANEKEEMQELNVKFAGYIEKVQALEQRNAALQAELAALQSRYKGGPTGIGEEYELKFKEVRDLIESLTNEKGEADIERGYIEEEVEVWRLKLEEELALKEEAEMILREFRQDVDNATLQKAELEKRIEQLVAEIEFLKKLHDEEVADLMRQIEDSKITAELDGDRPDLAAYLRNMRAEIEAVAARNVKEAEKWYKSKFDSLKEHAGKHEDQMKTMKDEITTFHNQVTDLQNQIDGLRARNAALEQQLEDMEISHMDKVGSFESVIAQLESQLCETKLEMTKYLQDYQELLHIKLKLDAEIATYRKLLEGEESRLGIAKDV, from the coding sequence ATGAGAGCCGCATCTTACACCCAGAAGAGCCTGCAGGTTAGCGGCTCCAGTGGCAGAGTAAGGGTTCAGAGCCCGTCGCCTTCCCGATGCCGTGGATCCTCATATGACAGCCGTGGACGCTCGGGTTATCGCGGCACAGCCATCGAGTTGGGAACAGAGATACACCAGCACCATGCCAACGAGAAAGAGGAGATGCAGGAACTCAATGTCAAGTTTGCCGGATACATCGAGAAGGTCCAGGCACTAGAACAGAGAAATGCTGCTCTCCAAGCTGAGCTGGCTGCACTGCAGAGCCGCTACAAGGGAGGCCCCACAGGCATCGGAGAAGAATATGAGCTCAAGTTTAAAGAGGTGCGCGACCTGATTGAGAGCCTGACTAACGAGAAGGGAGAAGCTGATATTGAACGAGGCTACATCGAGGAAGAGGTTGAAGTGTGGAGACtaaagctggaggaggagctggctcTCAAAGAAGAGGCAGAAATGATCCTGAGGGAGTTCCGCCAGGATGTTGACAATGCCACACTGCAGAAGGCTGAGCTGGAGAAGCGTATAGAGCAACTGGTGGCCGAGATAGAGTTCCTCAAGAAGCTGCATGATGAAGAGGTGGCTGACCTCATGAGGCAGATTGAGGACTCAAAGATTACTGCAGAGCTGGACGGCGATAGGCCTGACCTGGCTGCTTATCTGCGTAACATGCGTGCAGAGATAGAGGCTGTTGCTGCCCGAAATGTCAAAGAGGCTGAGAAGTGGTACAAGAGCAAGTTTGATAGCCTCAAAGAGCATGCTGGCAAACATGAAGATCAAATGAAAACCATGAAAGATGAGATCACAACCTTCCACAACCAAGTGACAGACCTGCAGAACCAGATTGATGGGCTGAGGGCTCGCAACGCAGCcctggagcagcagctggaggacatggAGATTTCCCACATGGATAAAGTGGGGAGCTTCGAGTCTGTCATTGCTCAGTTGGAGTCCCAGCTCTGCGAAACCAAACTGGAGATGACCAAGTATCTCCAAGACTACCAGGAACTGCTGCACATTAAGCTCAAGCTGGATGCAGAGATCGCTACCTACAGGAAGTTGCTGGAAGGGGAGGAGAGTAGGCTTGGAATTGCCAAAGATGTCTAA